The Pseudorca crassidens isolate mPseCra1 chromosome 16, mPseCra1.hap1, whole genome shotgun sequence genome includes the window GTGTATTTCTTTGTAGAAGTGAGTAATCTTGCATTTAAAATGCAAACACCTGGCTTGCTTCACTCATTTACATAATATTGTTGGCTCCTGGGTATTTGAGTGTGTGACCCTTGTTTGAGAGAGACTCATTTGATAGCAGTGAGAGTATGGATATGGAGGAGACACAGAAGAGCAATATTTCAGATGAAAAGTAACCGTCTGTGACAGAGTGATGGTAAAAGGAATGGGGAGGGGAGCATGGATGCAAGAACATTATAGAAGTGGAATTTATAGGACTTGTTGAAGTGGGTGTTAAGGGATGGGAGCAGCTTAAGATGTGTCTGCAGTTTTAAGCCTGGGTGGTGTCATCAGCCAAAATAGGCAGGTTGGAAAGAGGAACCATGTTTAgtgtgaaaataatattttcagttttgactTGGCTGATTTTAGTTATTACTGGGACACTCAGGTGACTGTTATCAAGACATCCAGgtgacttcaacatgtgaatccAGAGCTCAGACAGTGGTCAGAGCAGGAGAAACAGATTTGGAAGTCACCTGCATAGCAGAGTGAGTTGAGGCTGTGCAGAATGAGACTGCCAGGGAAGACCATAGAGGTAGGTAAGAGGACCTGGACTAAAATCTCAGGGAATGCCTGTACTGggcattaatttgtttttattaacagtACTTAAAGTCCCTAGGTTTCCAAATGATTTattacaaaatgaattttaagtgGATTGTAATTTCCCTATGATTGTCATTCTTACCTATACAGATACTTTTTTGAGTTTGAAAGGAAGCTAGCATAACCCTGGGAATGCCCATGGAAATGTGCCACCCATGTAAACATCAGCCATGTGTCACAGCTGAGGGAAAGTTGAGAACTGATAGTTAAGGGGGTTAGATGAGAAGAGATCTGGTATAGAAACTCAAAAAGAGCAGTTAGAAAATGCTATAGCAGCCGAGGGAAATGAGTGTTTCatgaagagagagagatcagTAGTGTCAGATGTTATGGAGAGGCCCAGGAGTATAATAACTGAGAAAAGGCCATGGATTTGGTGGTTCAGAGAGCACTGATTACCTTGGAGCTTGTCATTTTTCTGGGTGGTGGGGACAGAGACCAGACTGGAAGGGTTTACATGAGTGAATGGTGAGGAGTAGGAAGCAGTGAGTGTAAGCTACTCTTTCAGAAGGGTTAGCAGTGAAGCTCCTTTGCTTTACTGAGCAAATGATGTAGGTGTACAATAGAGGGAGTGCTTTTGGGCTGGAGGAAACCGGAATATATTTCTAGATAGAGAGGAAGGTGCCAGGATGGAGAGAGAGTTTGGAAGGGCAAGGGAAAGGAGATACTGAAGCGAGGCCCTGAAGAGGTAGAAGGGTTGGGATCGGCGCACAGGAGGAGGAGCTGTCGTGGCGAGAACAGGAACGCTTCTGCCTCTTGAGAAGACACTGGGGTACAGAGAAGTTTGGAAGTGAGGCAGAAAGATTGAGGCAGTTTATGTAAGTGGGCTTGGCTTTTGGGAAAGTTGGAGTAAAGGCCATTTGCTTTGAgtagggatggggaagggaattGAGGATGTGAGAAGCAGGCAAATGGTTTGGAAGCCAGTGTATAAAATGGAGTACAGaatcacaagtaataaatgaGTTGCTAAGAAGTGTTGAGGTCCTAGttgactttatatatattttgatatatatatgtatttatgctGCAGTCTGCCAAATTATATGTTTTCATGTTGTAGAAGTACCAAGACTGTTTCACCTCCCTTTTCTTGGTACATGAgtttatcattttcctttctaACTAAGATCCTGAAGCTTCTGGAGTTTATTTGGTTTAAATAGTTTGCTGATTGTTGCCTGAATTTCTACTTAGACATTTAGAGTACATAGGCTGAGTATAAATGTCATAGATCAAAAGTGGCCTGCTTCTTTGACAATCCCTAGGTCCTGCCTTGAACTACCATTTGGTATTTAATTCCACATTCTAGTTATCTAAAAAGATCTTAAAGGCATCacatcttctgttttgtttttttttttcttctgtttgttttaaagCCACCAGTGAAGACTATAAGCTTctggaaaatatgaataaactaaCCAGCCTGAAGTATCTTGAAATGAAAGATATTGCTATAAACATTAGTAGAAACTTAAAGGACTTAAACCAGAAGTGtaagtaataatttttttacaaTTAAACGTGTTTGTATTTAATGTTCTTTTGTGCTTGAGGcagtggagaagggaagggaacatggcccctgtcctcagggagctcatTTTCTAAAAGTGAATTAGAAAATTAAGGTGAATTTCTTCCATTGTGAGGATTAGCATGCTTTGGTGGTATGGTTATTTCTGCTTCTGAATCTTGATTTGATCTGTTTATTCCTGGAAAAACAGTGAATTAATTTAACAGTGAAACCTATAAAGGACtactttataaacagaaaacCAGAACATCTATAATTGGAAAATGCTGCTTTAGACTGGTAGAATATATTTCCCCATTGACTTATACTTGTGTTCCCTGTCTTTAGGGCTCTCCTTCTTGGTCTGGGAGTACCCAAGAAGCCGAATCAGTAACGGAAAGATTGCTTGAGGAGCAAGGAATTTAAGAGAGGAAAACCAGTAGATGAGAGAGACTTAACTTTGTTTAGGTCACCGTCATACCTGATCAGCTAGCTACTGTCTTCTACGGCGTCTGCCTGCTAGTGATCAGAATCATGTCACTCCACCCACTCTGTCTTAGGCAGAGCTGGAGAGACACTAGCATGCTTACTTTCCACTTTTTTCTGCACTCCTTGTTGATGTTGTATGAACCTGTggtctgtctttgtttttaaagatgctGGACTACAGCCTTATCTGGATCAGATCAATGTAATTGAGGAGCAGGTAGCAGCTCTTGAGCAGGCAGCCTACAAGTTGGATGCGTATTCAAAAAAACTGGgtaaccatttttatttctgttttgatttgaTGAGTACCCTCCTGCCAGTATGACCTTATATAATAAGATGGTTAACATTTATGATGTGCCTACCGTGATctattttaatcttcacaaaacctCTTGAAAGTAACGTTTTATTAGtgacaataataaaataacatttcctgAGTACTTAATGATATATCAGGCACTGTTCTTAATATTTTGTGTCTgttatgttttttatccttcagtctCTGAGGTAAGTACATGATTTTTATCCCCATTCTATTGAAGAGGAAACTGTGGTTGAAGGGGTTATAACTTGCTTAAGGACACAAAGCTAGTATATAGAAGAGCTGTATTTCAAACTAGGTCTGATTGATTACAAAGCTCAAGGCTGAAGCATCTTTAATAACGTAGATACATGTCTTAAGAAACAGAGTAGTCAATCAAGGCTTTCTTGAAGGGTTACTTTTCCTTTAAGGAGGAAACTGGCACTAGTACTGATGCCTTGTTAATTGACTCTGGCTCTCATATCCATGATTAAAAATAATGCAGTTGTTTTTAGCCTAGATATAatttacacattattttatttttatcattgacAGTAGTTGACTACTTCAAAAGATTGGTTTGTAGCAGACTGAGACATGCGTGGCGGTTAGCAGTTTCATTGTCCACAATTAAATTTACTAAATGGTGACTGTGAACTTTAGAAGGCCTTGTGCCAGATGCTTTCaaggttttaaagaaaaagggaatCCATAACATTGAGGTTTATTTGATGgtctt containing:
- the BLOC1S2 gene encoding biogenesis of lysosome-related organelles complex 1 subunit 2 isoform X2, with product MFSKMATYLTGELTATSEDYKLLENMNKLTSLKYLEMKDIAINISRNLKDLNQKYAGLQPYLDQINVIEEQVAALEQAAYKLDAYSKKLEAKYKKLEKR